One genomic window of Elaeis guineensis isolate ETL-2024a chromosome 2, EG11, whole genome shotgun sequence includes the following:
- the LOC105050318 gene encoding probable proteasome inhibitor: protein MATEGAVMAVIRASRPSFRNPHEKVAFAVHASFLAAGFSLIATGKNALSDNPPIGGEEVGIEGWNELEDSYGFLYSKSEKGQKKNVLVRCLVIGDILAIDVLNLEGEQKEPFNLQIKVNDYLSDDGNQTSNYGELYKDLKGLVENLNSGILAKLEPKVGSSGEGLHKSTAEPAIRIPVEHQPESSGIVYPPVPPFEYNDAFPGPGGGFYPNRSPGMRGDMLVGPNDPRWFGSGEFPGSLGGLPGVPPGARFDPYGPPGVPGFEPGRFARRPRQPGSGAHPDVQFFPRDPDYI, encoded by the exons ATGGCTACGGAAGGTGCGGTAATGGCGGTTATCAGGGCTTCCCGCCCGTCCTTCCGTAACCCCCACGAGAAGGTCGCCTTCGCCGTCCACGCCTCCTTCCTCGCCGCCGGATTCTCCCTCATCGCCACCGGCAAGAACGCCTTATCCGATAACCCTCCGATTG gtGGGGAAGAAGTGGGGATCGAGGGGTGGAACGAGCTGGAGGACAGCTATGGTTTCTTGTACTCCAAGTCCGAGAAGGGTCAGAAAAAGAATGTCTTGGTGAGATGCCTGGTGATCGGAGACATCCTTGCGATTGATGTCTTGAATCTTGAGGGAGAGCAGAAGGAACCATTTAACCTCcaaatcaa GGTAAATGATTACTTGTCTGATGATGGGAATCAGACGAGTAATTATGGGGAGTTGTACAAGGATTTGAAGGGCCTCGTCGAGAACTTGAATTCCGGTATCTTGGCCAAATTGGAACCCAAGGTTGGGAGCAG TGGCGAAGGTTTGCATAAAAGTACTGCTGAACCTGCTATCAGAATTCCAGTTGAGCATCAACCTGAAAGTTCAGG TATTGTATACCCTCCTGTTCCACCGTTTGAATACAATGATGCTTTTCCTGGGCCTGGCGGTGGCTTCTATCCTAATAG gTCCCCTGGTATGCGTGGCGACATGCTTGTAG GGCCAAATGATCCACGCTGGTTTGGTTCCGGTGAATTTCCTGGCTCTCTTGGTGGACTTCC GGGTGTGCCACCGGGTGCTCGCTTTGATCCATATGGTCCTCCTGGTGTCCCAGGCTTCGAGCCTGGTCGTTTTGCAAG GCGACCGCGACAGCCTGGGAGTGGTGCTCATCCAGATGTTCAGTTTTTCCCAAGAGATCCTGATTATATATAG